The following DNA comes from Erigeron canadensis isolate Cc75 chromosome 3, C_canadensis_v1, whole genome shotgun sequence.
TTACTTTAGTTTCGTGTGTCTCTCTCTCCTCCTCTGATTGATTTCTAGAGGTAGAGAAGGAAATTGGTCTAACTGCATTCCCTTCTTCATTcacacattaattaattatggcAGCGTTGAGGGGTGCTGTTGTGACTGCTTTAGCAGTGATGCTGATGATCTCTGCTGCTGTTACTGCTGTTGATGCTCAATCCTTCCCACCTGCCCCTGCCCCTGCCCCCGCCCCTTCTAGCGATGGTATCTATAATCTATTATCCAAACTAACATTTGATTGTTTTTTCTTCCTTTCCAACAAACTAATTTATTTGCTATAAGTTTGGATGATAtctacaaacaaacaaacaataaaataaattgctcgcattgtatcataaagaaacaaaaattaaaatttaatttattcaaCAACATATACTGTGGGATACCTTACCATGTTATCAAGATTCAACACCCTTTTTGGCAATCTTCATTGTTGCATTTCCTTTACAAAGAATCAGCAATAAAGTTTTTGTCTTTGCTAATTTTGAACAGT
Coding sequences within:
- the LOC122592884 gene encoding arabinogalactan protein 16-like, which codes for MAALRGAVVTALAVMLMISAAVTAVDAQSFPPAPAPAPAPSSDGTSIDQGIAYALMIGALLLTYLIHPLDAFPFGLF